In Synergistales bacterium, a genomic segment contains:
- a CDS encoding AI-2E family transporter, translated as MDDSSLTQRYDRVAVIFLGLLTLFALGVVLKYARPVILPLVIAWLLSYILGPVVTLMARRGIPWVLSVIMVLPILLGIGFLFATLVQSQLTSFAVEYPKYQARFAEISSALVSQFDTPGNVTLDVFNVNWGQRIGSYIVQISGSFVALVTNLVKVIFFLFFLLLGKPYFKYKLIKAFSDDHARYLNRILESISFQVGRYLAVLLFVSFLTGFLTWLFLSYIGLDFALTWGVVTFLLNFIPTVGSIIATIPPILLSLVQFYPDFWMTVICMAALITIQMSIGNILLPNLLGQRLNLSPVVVLLALLFWGWLWGIAGALLSVPLASAIKIVCENIRPLHFVSVIMGSGKSYKKELLGKRVKEGG; from the coding sequence ATGGACGACTCTTCGTTAACTCAGCGGTACGATCGTGTAGCGGTAATCTTTCTTGGACTGTTGACCCTTTTCGCTCTCGGCGTGGTATTGAAATACGCACGACCTGTCATTCTTCCTCTTGTTATCGCCTGGCTTCTTTCCTATATCCTGGGTCCGGTCGTGACGCTCATGGCACGCCGAGGTATCCCGTGGGTTCTCTCGGTTATTATGGTGTTGCCGATTCTCCTGGGGATAGGCTTTCTCTTCGCTACACTGGTCCAGAGCCAGCTGACCAGCTTTGCCGTCGAGTATCCCAAGTACCAGGCCCGTTTTGCGGAGATCTCGTCGGCGCTGGTCAGTCAGTTCGATACGCCCGGGAATGTGACGCTTGATGTCTTCAATGTGAACTGGGGGCAACGGATCGGTTCCTACATTGTCCAGATATCCGGTTCCTTTGTTGCCCTGGTAACCAATCTCGTGAAGGTGATCTTCTTTCTCTTCTTCCTCCTTCTTGGGAAGCCCTACTTCAAGTACAAGCTGATCAAGGCCTTCTCCGACGATCATGCCCGGTACCTCAACCGGATTCTGGAATCCATCTCCTTTCAGGTGGGGCGGTATCTGGCGGTGCTGTTGTTTGTCAGCTTTCTTACCGGGTTTCTGACCTGGCTCTTCCTCTCCTATATAGGCCTCGATTTCGCCTTGACCTGGGGGGTCGTCACCTTCCTGCTGAATTTCATCCCCACCGTTGGATCCATCATCGCCACAATCCCGCCGATCCTCCTGTCGCTCGTGCAGTTCTATCCCGACTTCTGGATGACCGTCATCTGCATGGCGGCGCTCATCACCATACAGATGTCCATCGGCAATATCCTGCTTCCCAACCTCCTGGGGCAGCGGTTGAACCTCAGTCCGGTCGTGGTGCTGCTTGCCCTCCTTTTCTGGGGATGGCTGTGGGGGATTGCGGGAGCCCTGCTTTCCGTTCCGTTGGCCTCGGCGATCAAGATTGTGTGCGAGAATATCCGCCCCCTGCACTTTGTCAGCGTCATTATGGGTTCCGGGAAGAGCTACAAGAAGGAGCTGCTGGGCAAACGGGTGAAAGAGGGCGGCTGA
- a CDS encoding aspartate/glutamate racemase family protein, with protein MVVYHVRNSKRSWDGESIGILILDAAYPCVPGNVGNASTFPFPVRYKEIKGASIERLLNQRDPSLLQPFLDGARELQDEGVKAITGACGFMALFQREVREAMEIPVFLSSLLQIPFIFQTLQSGRSIGVITANAPALTEGHFRAVGVGGDIPLVVRGMEEKKEFTGAVLEEKGSLDSAEVEREVVDVARRMVAEQPSVGAILLECSDLPPYAYAVQQAVGLPVFDFFTMIAHVHSALVRHRFAGFM; from the coding sequence ATGGTTGTGTACCATGTGCGCAATAGCAAACGTTCCTGGGACGGCGAATCCATAGGCATCCTGATTCTCGATGCCGCCTATCCCTGTGTGCCCGGCAATGTCGGCAATGCGTCCACCTTTCCCTTTCCCGTGCGGTACAAAGAGATCAAAGGGGCCTCGATCGAGCGGCTTTTGAACCAGCGCGACCCGTCACTTCTGCAGCCCTTTCTTGACGGAGCCCGGGAGCTGCAGGACGAAGGGGTCAAGGCCATTACGGGTGCCTGCGGATTCATGGCCCTCTTCCAGCGGGAGGTGCGCGAGGCGATGGAGATCCCCGTCTTCCTCTCCAGCCTCCTTCAGATCCCTTTCATCTTTCAGACACTGCAGTCGGGGAGATCAATCGGCGTGATTACGGCGAATGCCCCGGCATTGACAGAGGGGCACTTCCGGGCGGTTGGCGTCGGTGGTGATATCCCTCTTGTCGTGCGGGGCATGGAAGAGAAGAAGGAGTTCACCGGCGCCGTGCTGGAGGAGAAGGGGAGCCTCGACTCGGCGGAGGTAGAGCGGGAGGTTGTGGACGTAGCGCGACGCATGGTGGCAGAGCAGCCCTCAGTGGGGGCCATTCTGCTCGAATGCAGTGATCTCCCGCCCTATGCCTATGCTGTTCAGCAGGCCGTGGGGTTGCCGGTCTTCGACTTTTTTACGATGATCGCACATGTTCACTCGGCGCTGGTGCGCCATAGGTTCGCGGGATTTATGTAG
- a CDS encoding GNAT family N-acetyltransferase, which translates to MDESGHTSYRLQLRTLRRSDYDDIKEIMRHVYPSTMGGEWDFEEFSAQITRFPEGQICIEDDGKVVAAALSLIIDYGKFGDAHTYDQVVGEGYIENHDPEGDYLYGIDVFVHPDYRGLRLGRRLYDARKELCENANLKGILIGGRIPNYQDNAGEVSPHDYIQMVQARELHDPVLTFQLSNGFHFRKVIRGYWPEDRHSMGYGVLLEWNNIYYEETGRRISQMRSYIRFGAVQWQMRLFRSLDDMMQQVEFFVDTLADYNADIILFPELFNAPLMWKFNQEDPAEAMRSLAEYTDEIRQRFLEMAVEYNVNIVAGSMPEYHESKLFNVSFLCRRDGTWDKQYKLHITPDESRFWGLQGGFGLREFETDVGTVGILVCYDVEFPELARYLADRGINILLVPFWTDTKNGYLRVRRCAQARAIENECYVAISGSVGNIPKVENMDIQYSQAAVFTPADFAFPHDAIAAEANPNTEMVLVADLDVELLKELRQQGSVRNLRSRRRDLYRLDWLGKRNSTEEV; encoded by the coding sequence ATGGACGAAAGCGGCCACACCTCCTATAGATTGCAGCTCCGCACGCTGCGCCGCTCGGATTACGATGACATCAAGGAGATCATGCGCCATGTGTATCCTTCTACAATGGGCGGGGAGTGGGACTTCGAGGAGTTTTCCGCTCAGATCACCCGTTTCCCCGAGGGGCAGATCTGCATCGAGGACGACGGCAAGGTGGTTGCGGCGGCGTTGAGCCTGATCATCGACTACGGCAAATTCGGCGATGCCCATACCTACGACCAGGTTGTCGGGGAGGGGTATATCGAAAACCACGATCCCGAGGGCGACTATCTCTACGGGATCGATGTCTTTGTCCACCCCGACTACCGCGGCCTGCGTCTCGGGCGCCGGCTCTACGATGCCCGGAAGGAACTCTGCGAGAACGCCAATCTCAAGGGGATCCTGATCGGCGGCCGCATACCGAACTACCAGGACAATGCGGGCGAGGTGTCGCCGCACGACTACATCCAGATGGTGCAGGCCCGGGAGCTCCACGATCCCGTGCTGACCTTCCAGCTGAGCAACGGGTTCCACTTCCGGAAGGTGATCCGCGGGTACTGGCCTGAGGACCGTCACTCCATGGGGTACGGGGTGCTTCTGGAGTGGAACAACATCTACTACGAGGAGACGGGACGACGGATTTCCCAGATGCGGAGCTACATCCGATTCGGAGCGGTGCAGTGGCAGATGCGGCTCTTCCGCTCTCTCGACGACATGATGCAACAGGTCGAGTTCTTTGTCGACACGCTGGCGGATTACAACGCCGATATCATCCTCTTCCCGGAGCTTTTCAACGCGCCTCTGATGTGGAAGTTCAACCAGGAGGATCCCGCCGAGGCGATGCGTTCCCTGGCCGAATATACCGACGAGATACGGCAGCGGTTCCTCGAGATGGCCGTGGAGTATAATGTCAATATCGTGGCCGGGAGCATGCCGGAGTACCACGAAAGCAAGCTGTTCAATGTCTCTTTCCTGTGCAGAAGGGACGGAACCTGGGACAAGCAGTACAAACTGCACATTACCCCCGATGAATCGCGGTTCTGGGGGCTGCAGGGCGGTTTCGGGCTCCGGGAGTTCGAGACGGATGTGGGAACCGTGGGGATCCTGGTCTGTTACGATGTGGAATTCCCAGAGCTGGCCCGCTATCTGGCCGATAGAGGAATCAATATACTGCTGGTACCCTTCTGGACGGATACGAAAAACGGCTATCTGCGGGTGCGGCGCTGTGCCCAGGCTCGGGCCATCGAGAACGAATGCTATGTGGCGATATCGGGGAGTGTGGGAAACATCCCCAAGGTGGAAAATATGGATATCCAGTACTCCCAGGCAGCGGTCTTCACGCCCGCCGATTTCGCCTTTCCCCACGATGCCATCGCCGCCGAGGCGAATCCGAACACCGAGATGGTCCTGGTGGCCGATCTCGATGTGGAGCTGCTCAAAGAGTTGCGGCAGCAGGGGAGTGTGCGGAACCTCCGGAGCAGACGGCGGGATCTCTACCGGCTTGACTGGTTGGGGAAGAGGAATTCCACAGAGGAGGTGTGA
- a CDS encoding L,D-transpeptidase: MFGADATDGAAVSQRQSAEGPDEKGNAVQQPEDPARRYTIRLGEGASLDVGSQEFWVLIDKSAAKLYALKGKEPQDSYPVALGERSGDKRRVGDMRTPEGVFSVQQIQDSSYWKHDFGDGKGPIEGAYGPWFIRLETGWKGIGIHGTHDPSTIGKRVTEGCIRLHNRNIEVLKEQVGIGTTVVIQR; this comes from the coding sequence ATGTTCGGGGCCGACGCAACGGACGGTGCCGCTGTCTCACAGCGTCAGTCCGCTGAAGGGCCCGACGAGAAGGGGAATGCCGTGCAGCAGCCGGAGGACCCCGCTCGTCGGTACACGATCCGTCTCGGCGAAGGCGCCAGTCTGGATGTGGGTTCACAGGAGTTCTGGGTTCTGATCGACAAGAGCGCTGCGAAACTCTACGCACTCAAGGGAAAGGAGCCCCAGGACAGCTATCCCGTGGCCCTGGGGGAGCGTTCCGGAGACAAGCGGCGCGTCGGCGATATGCGCACGCCGGAAGGGGTCTTCAGCGTGCAGCAGATCCAGGACTCCAGCTACTGGAAGCACGACTTCGGCGACGGCAAGGGGCCCATCGAGGGTGCCTACGGTCCCTGGTTCATCCGGCTGGAAACAGGCTGGAAGGGCATCGGCATCCATGGGACCCATGACCCGTCAACGATCGGGAAGCGCGTCACCGAGGGGTGCATCAGACTGCACAACCGAAACATCGAGGTGCTCAAAGAGCAGGTGGGGATTGGCACCACCGTGGTCATCCAGAGGTAG